One Pelmatolapia mariae isolate MD_Pm_ZW linkage group LG1, Pm_UMD_F_2, whole genome shotgun sequence genomic window, TTCAAAGTGAAGCCAATAGCTTAAATAGTCTTTCACACAAATaccaattctttttttttctttaaatcacaaAATTTACTGATAAATAAAAGCTGATAATTGcataaatcttttaaagtatCCAAGTCTGCAGTCATACTGCATCTATATTTTCAAGCCACAGGTGGGGCGCATGGATGTCATCCCCTAATCTGACTACTTTCATTGGTTACTGTGGTTATGAAAGGCTGACAATATACATTATTGTCACCATAACTCACCTTCAAACGTCTCTTTGCCAAAGTTGAACAGCACAACACCCACATTTCCTCTGTAGTCCTCATCTACAACTCCAGCTGAGGAGAACATGCGACACAtaacacaaattaaaatgtCTGTACACTACTGGGGTTAACTTGCAATAATTAGGTCAGATAGCTAGCTAGCTCACCACCAACATCAATGAAGTGTTTTGCTGCTAGTCCAGATCTTGGTGCTGGGGAGGGAAAAACCACAAAAAGACAGTTACAGACGACCTGGTGTTTTACAACTGGTGCACAAACAGGAAAGAATAACACGAGTTCACACGACAGTCTTTGGcaactcaaataaaatgtaaaacaaaaaaccccaaaacaaataaaaattgaaTAGCAGAGAGACACTCACCAACTCTCCCATAGCAGCCATGTGGAACTGCTATCTGAATGTCTGTCTTTACAATGGTCTTATCCATAGGAGGAATGGAGTAATCATACGCACTGTTAAGTAAAGACAGTAAAGGTAAGCTtatctgcatttttaaaataatactttaagTTAAAGGTACAATCAGACTTAaatatacatgcacacacatcaaCAGTCACAAATTAGGCATCTATTGAACCTAACACAATTTCAGTTTAAAGAGTTACTAACCTGTAGAGGTCATAACCTGCTGCTTTAGCTGAGCCTCTGGTCGGGGTCCTAGCATGCTCAGAAAGTTTAGCAAATTTGAGGACAGGTCTTTCCTCTGCAGGGTTTGTTTCTGTCCTTGTTCTCTTTGATGGAGAAACTGCAGAAGCATCTGTGACTTCTAGGACGGGCATGTTGGCAAAGtatgcaaaattaaaaacctACAGTacactaaaaaaaattaaaacctacTAAAAACTAAGTTATTGATAATTAAAGGACGACAATACAAACTTCCACCAAGAATCTACTTCAGTGTATTCCCGGGTCTGCGAGATAATTTGCATGAAATTCCCGCGTTACGTCAAAGTAGTTAACGCGAGTTTTCTCGCGAGAGTTACTAATATAAACATTTCGAACTTCCGGTGGAAAAATATATCAgcctacaaaaacaaaaaggaaatcgTTGACATAAgccttatatattatatatccGAACAAAACAGAAGGACTGTTCAGCTTACGTGGTTCGAACACgacaaacaagaaagaaaacagcatgaGCAAACCAAAGCAGACAGTTACAAAACGCTAGGCAGGCTAGCAAAGCTAACGCCATTAAGCACTTCCTGGCGTGTCGGTCATGGTGGTGTTATCGCTCTTAATTTCTTGCTTGCCTTTATTTTTAGTTGTCATTTGAAAGTGCAGTTCTTTCCCCAAGAAACGTGGAGTAGCGTTAAAAACCCGCGAGCATAGTTGAAAGTCCTTTAGCAGCATTCGAGCCATACTGTTAATAATTTCGTTTGGCAGGGTTTCTCAGGTTCACCAACGCCGCACTCCCCCTCGCCGTGTCTCGAAGCGGCTCTAAGCTTCAGCAGCCTATACAATACGCAAACGACTTTATAGGTTAGAGCCAAGGAACGAAACACGATTTATATACTCTTCGTCGTATCGACTCGCAACCCAGTTCTGTTTGATAGggtatgtttttaaatattaatttaatttgctGTCACAGCACCGGGGCTAGTTCAAATCGTGGCATCAGCACCGAGATGTGGCATCATCCCCAAATGCTGCTGCATCATACCCAAAATGCTGTGCTGTCATCTCCAAATAGCAGGACATCCTCTCCGACTCCATATGCCACAGCATTACCCCTACATGCCGTTGCAGGTCACAGCATCTAACGTGCTGGTATCACGATTTAAATCAGaatcaaaatattttattaatcgCCAAGGAAATAATGTGGTTACAGTTGCTGTAAGACAATAACAGTAACTAACTGAACTAAATTTAATAATGTAAAAAGAGCATGTGCAAAAGAGTGTAACTATTGCACTATGTAGTGTGCATTAGATGGGCAGGATTGATTTCTTGCATCGTTCTTTGGTGCATTTGGGTAATTTCAGTCTTTCACTGAATATTCTCCTGTGACTGGCCAGCACGTCATGGCGAAggtgggaggtattatccaGCATcgtccttatcttggacaacacccgcctctccgacaccaccttaagggagtccagctccatccccacaacattactggcgtTGCAGATCAGTGCAATAGCAGTTACCACCCTGCTATTGCGACTGACCACAATAGCAGGGTGGTATTGACCACAATAGCATAGAGGATGGTACTGACTACAACAGACTCATaaaaaatcctgagcattgtctGACAGATTTTAAATGACCTCAGCACCTCAGAAAATAGAGACAACTCTGGCCCTTCATGTAGGCggggctggtaagcaaactgaagGGGATCCTGATGTGGCCTGACAATAGGTCAGAGTTGGTCAAGGATGAgtctttccagggtcttcatgacATGGCAGCCAGCTCTTTTCTCCATCACAGTGCAGATCTGTCTTAATTGTGTTAAAGTCTCGAGCcaaccctcatttctttatattttgctagcaAAATGGGACATACAGATGCAGTAATTTATATactgagagacagagagcgatatagatatatatttatatctgtAAAACAGGTTTTGTACAATTCTAGCAGCCTTGAAATTCACTATTTGGTATGATCACCTTAATTcgtcaacacagcctgaactcttcaGGCATTTTGAAGCTGTTTTTTGGAAACAGCTTCGCTCTGTTCTCTGGCAAGATGATTCTGTGCTGCTTAAGTAAAGTTAAGGTCCAGGATCTGgtgaggccaatccatgaccaGTGGTGCTGTTTTTCTATctaggtatgcttttactggaGTGGCCATGTGTTTGGGATCTTTgtcatatttaaaaatt contains:
- the dut gene encoding deoxyuridine 5'-triphosphate nucleotidohydrolase, mitochondrial isoform X1 codes for the protein MARMLLKDFQLCSRVFNATPRFLGKELHFQMTTKNKEVTDASAVSPSKRTRTETNPAEERPVLKFAKLSEHARTPTRGSAKAAGYDLYSAYDYSIPPMDKTIVKTDIQIAVPHGCYGRVAPRSGLAAKHFIDVGAGVVDEDYRGNVGVVLFNFGKETFEVKKGDRVAQLVCEKICYPDLVEQETLDETDRGAGGFGSTGTN
- the dut gene encoding deoxyuridine 5'-triphosphate nucleotidohydrolase, mitochondrial isoform X2; its protein translation is MPVLEVTDASAVSPSKRTRTETNPAEERPVLKFAKLSEHARTPTRGSAKAAGYDLYSAYDYSIPPMDKTIVKTDIQIAVPHGCYGRVAPRSGLAAKHFIDVGAGVVDEDYRGNVGVVLFNFGKETFEVKKGDRVAQLVCEKICYPDLVEQETLDETDRGAGGFGSTGTN